The DNA region CACATTGGGACACTGTGCACACAGAGCcttgttttcatgtgcatttgGTGGCATCCTGTGCCACTGTGGGGATTTGTGCTGATGTGACAGGATGCTAAATGCTGAGTGAGGGGACAGGCGGGGAGAATACAGGTCAGAAAGCCACTAGTCTGTCTGCGTGCTTCCAGTGTAAACAATGATTGCGACTTATCTAAACTAAGGATTGAATGTTTTTCACACAGAGTCCACCTATGAGGCTTGTGCTCCCGGCTGCTGGTAGCCTGAATATATCTACTGTCTTTCTCAGCATTTAAGTAGGTCTTCTGTCCCGGAAAGTATCTAAGCTGCTCGGTCATGTGCGCAGCGCCTCTCAGCATTGTACAGTAAGCCGAGGCGACTCGTAGCAGGCCTCTAAGGCAGCAGACTCCCTCAGCAGAAGCTCTGCGGCTCTTTCTGTCCCCATCTCAAATTTACTTCTCTCAGTTTGAAGGTGTCCCATCCTCTAGCTCAGATATtcagcatacagtatatttacgCTGCTTAATCACctgatttcagtttttcaggTTTGGACAAATAATtattctgtaaaataaaaaaagcacttttcaATTACCTTTCAAAAGAGGCATTTGCATGTTTAAGGCCCAAATCAAAGATGAGAAATGATTTTGTTAGATGTGCAGCAGCCATTATGATGCATATCCAGTCACATGGTTTGTCTCCCATCCACGCATGACTACCTGAGGTGCACTGAAGTGGAAGAGCCTGCTCGAAGTAAATGTTTGTCAATGTATTATCCTCTACCTACGGAATCCAGGCAAGCAGAGTATCTATAGGGATGAAACATCAATAACATCTCTGCACCTGGCCCTTTAAATATACCATTACAGGTGTGTTTGAGGATTACACTACCAGGTTTAAGTACGACCTGGTTAAATTCCACACGAAATTGAAAGCATCATTATCAGACAGGTACATGCATCGGTCAGATGACAATATCGTGTAGTCACTTGACATGAGACTGGAAAAGTGTCTGCATTATCAGGATCAGGATGATGACAGCTGCTGGCTTTAGTTGAGTCATCCACACTGTCAGGATGTGGTGTGTCCAGGTGGAAGCTGAGGCCCGACCTGCTGGTCTGATCACAGCAAAGAATAAATCTGTAAAGTCACTCCAACATGTTGACATAGCCAAGTCATGCACGCTGATCTGGCCAGTTCCTGATCATAGTCGTGATTGAACAGAGACATTGCTATCTGGCCTCCTGGGCCATCACATTTTCACGAACAGTGTTCACATATGGTGGCGAGATGCTCAGTTGTGTAGACCAGCACTAAGCAGGCTGTGGTGATTTAAACAGCCGTGGCCAGCAGTCTGTTTCCTTGTCTGCAGCGAGGCTGCATATTAAGCAGGTTTCCCTTGAGCGTGTGGCCGGCTAATAGCTCCCTTCCCCGCCAACACATTATCTGTCAGGTGGTTACACTTAGGTTAACTAGCTAGCCAGCATATGTTAGCTAGCAGCAGCTAACGAGCGACGGATGCAGATTGTACCGCATCATTGTATTAACCGAAGAAACGGAGCAACGTTTGCGGCGGTTAGTACAGactgctgctcagctcagcGCCTaaacagcagctctcacacagcATTTCTCTATACTCATGAAAAACAGCGTTAACCACCTACTTCTAGACGGAAGCTGGATGACAGAGCACACAAgcctaatgttagctagctgtcGCGGCGCAGCGTCCAGCATCAGACAGCTGATGAATGGAGGGTAACGTTAAAACACAGCAGCCCAGCCCATACTCACACTACTATCCTCGAAATAATCCAGGATACCATCTTTGCTGGACCGCCGGCCGTGAGCCTTCTCCGCTTCTAGGAAATCTAGTTAGTTAGCTAGCGGGCTAGGTGCCCCCCATTCCCGTCCTGGACGCGGTTTGTTGTGATGTGAACCGGGAGGCTGCGCTGTCAGGTGGGCTAGCGGAGGatgtgctgcagtctgtggcTCCAAGCTGCTCCGCTCCGCTCTCCACCGCTGCTGGGGAGACGGGATCTTAAAGGGCCAGCGTCCCGCTGTGAAATGACTCATTTTaaggttacaaaaaaaaaaaaaaaaaaaaaaaaagtgagagcTAGGCCACACAGGACTGATTAACATCGTGTTTACCTGTTTTTTCTTATGCAATGCAGATGTCAATACTATATGTACGACTGGAGGTATGCGTATGTCTTTTTTCTGGCTTGTATGTCTTGTGTAActgttcaattaaaaaaaagaaaaatatgagcATGTATCACCAGTAAAACACAATCTGATATATAAtagtgtgttgtgttcacattTGTAACAAGTTTAAGATACAGTTAATGGAAAGCCATGCAATATTTAGTTGTCCAGTGCCTGTTTTATGATGATTTAGAGCTGTAAATATACCAAATATTATTAACGCTtgagaaagcaaaaacagcaatGTTAAAATTAGTTAAAGCTGGAAACACACTAAACATATTCACCAGCACATGGGACCTTAAATTTAGATATGACATTCAATTTGCTTTAAATGTTAATATTggctgtttttattattattattttagactgaatattactgtttggaaaaaaacaaaataataaacagatgaattattagttgcagccctaattcAGGCCTGTCATTACTACCCTGGTTGCACACACTTAGAGGTTTTGTgggtaaaaatgacaaacaaacagtagtTTTTGTAAACTTTATTGTGAAAAATCAAAGACTGCTAAGATCAATATATATATTGATACAATGTTAATGGCCAGTAGTTCTGTTCAGCTGCAACTGTGATTTTTGAACAATGTTGTTGGAAGTCTGTAGTTCAACCCAAGAGACAAAGATagctgaccaaaaaaaaaaaaaaaactgccctGGCTGAAGTCCTCCTGATCATTACCTTATGGtgtataaaaagaaaagacttctTGCTCtaaaagtaaaataagaaaacagaaaatacaaaactTTGGTCTGCTTCCCTCACTGGCTGCTTCGCAAATCAATTTCaaccacagaggacagaagcaaTCAGCTGTTAAAAAACTCCAACAAAAAAATCTACAAAAACAGGTTAACCTCGCTCCTattgaagaaaaataatattgACGTCATCAAAATAGGAAAGTTAGCCCAGTACTCACATTTTGTCAGTCACTTATATGTTAGCTGAACCTCTGCTTCAAAGGCACGTCAGCTTTTACCTCCCTTACTCTCACATCTTACAtatacaatgaaaacaacagaacaaacacactgaccttAAATACAGAGTTAatccaacaaaaacaagaaagaaaactggGAAAACTAGACAAGTTTGAGTGAACTGTGTAACGGCGATAAAGGACTTCCTTCATCGAATCGCTGACTAGCCCCTCCCCGTCTAATCCCTCCCCAAATCAAATGTTCTCTTTCCCCAAACACAGACCTTCACTGCCCCAAATAAAACCTACGCTCTATCTTCGTACTCTGCCCTCTGCAGCTTGTACTTGTGTATGTAGGCATGTaatgcatactgtgtgtgtgcgtcgtGGAGTGGTCGTCAGAGGCTGGTTGTTCTGAGACAGCGCTGAGTGAGAGGAGCTAAGGGCGTTTAGGTTCGTGCGCCTTCAGTGTCCCAACAGCGTCTTTCACTGCGTGATAGATGATGTTTTTCacctgagggggaaaaaaaaaaagacgacaGAAAAGGTCTGTTAAACAAAGACCCACATGGACATTAAGTGAAGAGTGGCCTACTGCTTAAGAATAAGATCATTCTCTAGTTGAATGCATCCAGGTGTGACACTAAAACTCCATGAGAGAGAAGCGCACCAACCTGTAGCTTGTCTTCGTGGTTTGTATGAGTGGTGGACAGGTGTCTGAACTCCTGTGTCAGTCTGAAACAGTGCCTCACATGCTCAGGAGACACAAAGTCCTCTGCCACCTTGATACAGCTGTACAGATTGTGCACCTGAGAGGGAAAGAGCAGAGAATGAACAAACACGttgataaaacaaaaaaaaaaagataaacatgGATCCTGAATCATTAGCCAGTCATAAATTACACTATGCATATCTAATAACTGGATATCTATAGCAAGGTTTCTTCTAATAACACACGTCTGACCTGGTGTGGAGCTCCAGCAGGGATAAATACGGCATCTCCAAGGAACTGTACAATGGCCCAACCCTGGACACCATACTCTTCATAAAGCCTGCGGCGGAGGACCTGGTCCAGGTACCAGCTCTGGTCGTGAATGGGGTCGTGGTCTGGAGGGTTCTCTTGACCTTGCTCCTCTCCCACCTATCACAGATATGGACAAACTATGTCATAATCTGAAGCAGTAAGTACAATAAACAAGCATGTGGTGGCGGGAACAACCAATCTGGATTAAGATTTACATACATTCATATAACAGATCTCTTAAGATGGGAAGGTTAGTCCACATAAAGAGTTTTCTGAAGGGGAATCTGATTTTTGTGGGTGCATTAGACTGCTGGAATCAGGCAACAGGTAATGAACCTTTCATTGTCTTTGTAAGGGACCGTGGGTCTGAGGTTAAAATGTGTTCCAAGTACAGCCATAAATACTACAGCTCCAGAGATCAGATGCTATTTTAAACAGAAATCTATTGGCTGCTGACCTTGCGGAGCAGTTCTCGGATCTTCTCAGCGTCCTTGGCGGCGTAGATGTGCCAGAGGGCTCCAGGTTTCTCTTTTCCCTCGTACACCCTCCTTTTCGTCATTTCATCCACATCGCCCTCCTCAATGGTGGTCATGACCTCTGGGGGAccaaacataaacaacaaagcacacacatacaggacaccAAATGGTCATCAGCAATGCATTTCCTCTTTAAGTGGTCTTGTGAATTAGGTTCTGGGATGTGACTGATTCCACATTACTCGAACACAGCTGCTTTTTCATTATTCCAGTTTGGTGACTGACTGGAACTTTCAAGATACATCTGCAATTCTCATCTTTCATGGCATAATTCTTAAACTGAATTAATGTACATTTATCATAGTGTTGGACAAAAATGGTGCAAAGCTGTAATTCTCAACTGGTGCCTCATGATCCATGAGTGGGTCACAGGTCCATTATAATAAGTGGACAGCAGGATTGTTGGCCATAATAGTTTTATTCTGAAGCGCACTGATTTTCCAGAGCTTCTCTTAAAATAGTGTTTGTAGCTATATCATGTGGTTGTCATGACACAAACATCCCAAGCAGCAGACTGGCATATTCAAGTTTTTCTCCAAAGAACAGTGAAAATTGGTTGAAACAAAGTATTACAACCCTGATTGCAAAAAAATGAGGTTGGGTTGTGACTGAAGACAAATGTGGATCCTGTGGCTGGACCAGCTGAGAACCACTGGTGCAAAGGAAGGGACGAGTTACAGACTACACAATCACATTCACTGACACAATGTTCACATCCACAGCCTAGGGTTGTTCATACAGAGCAGCTAACGCCTGATAATATACCGGTCTCTCATTGTACTACTTAGTTATTCAGAAAGATTATTAGTGAAACAAACATATTCTTGACTAATGTGTCTGCTTCTGTTGACGGCTCAAAGCTGTTTCTTCCCAGTGTTTCTCTTTACTGCCGAGCCACGCATATGCATGTAGTTCTAACCCAGTGAGGAAACTTATAttacatgttgtttgtgtgaACTGGCAGTCATTATTATTTGGTCACTCATAAATGATTCCTTCACAGCTATTAGTTCCGTTGCCAGAATGTATCAGTAAGGATGTGCCGGTCAAATCCGCTGGTGCTAAGAAGAGGCGTCGGTGTATGAGGACAGTATGTCTGTGGTCATACTGACAGGCGTGTGTCGGTGTCACTGTGATGAGTGACAGGAAGCTTGCAAGGGAATAGGGAAGCCAATTCTAGATGCCCTTCATTGAAACTTTTCTCCCGCAGTGTAAGGACCAGAGCACAGCTCAACCAAAGCTAACAGGAACTAAAGATACTCCCAGTGAAGCAACTATATGAAAACTTGTTTGAACTCCATGTCAATTCATGGAATACATGTTGGTGCACTGAATGAACCCGAAACAGTACACATTTTAACCCAATCCTGAAAGCTACACAGAAGAAGATGTCAGGATATCTAAACGGGCAACAACAGAAATTTCACTTCCATCCATTATTCATTTAAAGTGTTAATGAAGGTTGCATTTACATAGAAATGTACGAATCATGCCACAGTGAAACTAACAGATAGTGCTCTGGCCCCTACTTCACGGATAATAACAGAAGGATGGGGGTGGGGTGAAGAAGGGGAGTTAGTCAAGAAGAAGGGCATGCTACTGGAGTGATACAATTGAAAGTCTACAGACCTTGGCGTCCAGAGATATCTGCCTCTGTGAATGAGAAATTTTGCCACAGCGTAAATGACTGAGACCCACGGAAGGGTTTTTTCACGGTCCAATCCAAGCCAATCAACCCTGGAGCAACTACAACAGTAAGAAGCATGATGTTCGCGAAACAGCTGTGAAAGTACTTTTTAAGATTGTTCAGGAGGGTTCAGTTAGATCAGGGCTGCCCAAGGTGGGGCTTGCAGGAAAGAGTTGGCCCACCATGAGGTTCAATTTGGTCTGCCAGATGTttctaatgaaaataaataaaatgtaaaaacaatgacTATAAATGCTGTTTATACTGTTTTTTGTGAGGTAAAAATTCCCTTTAAATATGCGAGAGCCTAATAATTAATTATTTCTCATAATGTGAGCATGGTGGGCAGAGTGACATGCGCAGGAAGTCTGTCAATTAAGGGAACTTCGGTTCCTCTAACTGACAAGTTCCATTCTTGCATCTTAACAATACAACACAGTCAATGTTTGCTTTTGGCCCATGGCCCACCATTAACTTTCAGTTTTGGCCCTCCAAAGGAAAACAGCTTGGGCACCCCCGTGTCAGATGAAATACGAGTGATGACTATAGAGTGCCTGAAATGAAAATCTGCATGTAatattgtaaataaaaacatgtctaCATTATCAAATTTTCATCAAATGTAATTTAGTAGCTCAATTAGCAGTGTACCATACAAGTGCTGTGGAAGAAAGGGTTAGTTATTACATGAGAGtgagaacgagagagagacaaagtgtgtgtttaaatcCACTGACCTTGCTCCTGGTCTCCCTCTCCTTCGGGGATGCCAACATAGACCATGACGTTGACAGCATCAGAGACATCCAGATGGAGGTTAGTGGTTCCCACCTTCCTGTCTTCAGATGAGATTAAGCCTGAAGACAATGAGGgagaagatgaaactgagaaATATATAACTGGGATGGTGGAAGAGAGAACGTGTTTGAGTTGACTGGGAACGACAATTTTCTGTCAGACACAGCCAAACCTTCTCACCATAGGCATTGTACATCTTAGGTCCAAGGTCAGGACGCACAAAAAAGTTGGGCAGTCGGGCAGCAAGGTTGAGACGACCATCTCTTTTTGTGTACTCGGGCAAGGGGAGGTTATCCATCAGGTCATCAAACCTGGGAAAACGTTGAAGAACAACAAAGTCagatttgcatgtgttttgtacTTTTAAAATAATTATCGGCTCtccaaaaacactaaaaagtaATACATAagttatatatatgtgtgtgtgtgtgtgtgtgtgtgtgtgtgtgtgtgtgtgtgtgtgtgtgtgtgtgtgtgtgtatgggtgtgtgtgtatatccatccatccatccattttctatgccgcttatccctttcagggtcgcaaggggggctggagcctatctcagctgtcaacaggcgggaggcagggtacaccctggaccggtcgagtacccggagagaacccacgcatgcacgggaagaacatggggccttcacacagaaaggcccgacccgggaatcgaaccgaataaaattcttgctgtgaggcacgcacactacctgctgctccactgtgcagcctgtgtgtgtgtgtgcgtgtgtgtgtgtgtgtgtgtgtgtgtgtgtgtgtatgtgcgcatgcgtgcgtgcgtgtgtgtgtgtgtgtgtgtatatatatatatattatctTACATGGGAAATAACTGGTTCACAAAAAATGGTTCTGCATTCATGGCATATGTGGAATTTctcaaacattaaaatatgctTATTCCATATATTTACAATTTCATGATGGTGCAAACACGAAGGTAGCAAAATTCCATATAATTTGTAAGGTTGGTAACAAAATGTGTTCGACACACAAGAAGCAACATATGTCTGGGTTGCTTACCGGGTGGGCATCATGTCCCTAAAGTCTTCACCTGGAGGCCAGTCCTTCAATTTCAGCACCATGGGATTGCCTTCAGCATCTTGCAGTCGCTCTGCATTCACAGAAAAACTAATTAGTTAACATTTCTGACATCAGAGGCAAGAGCAGCTAAAATAACACGGTGGCATACAATATCAATCAATTAGGTCAAACAACAAGTGACAGTCATTTAGGAAAAACTGTTTGGGCACTCACTGGAAATGACCTGGAAGCCGTCCCAGAAGTCTCGCACCTTCACATCAGAGATGATGGCACAGTTTCTACAGTTGACCAGGTCTACATCCTGGTCTCCAAACTCTTTACTGAAGGCATCGGGCTTCCACAAATGACCTTTCAGACGTTTATCTATCCCCGACACCAACACAGGCtggacacagaggagaagagattaGACAGTGCTGTAGCTCATGGTTCTTGAGCAGCAATCTTTCTTGTTCTGCAACAGAAGCCTCAGGAGTCAGAATACAAATTATGGTTCTTACTTGTCCCTGCTTCCAGCACTCTCTGAAGATCTTccagttgttgctgttgctgggATCCTGTAGGCAGAGGAGTCGTCCGTCACAGAGCCAGGAGTGTGAGGTATGTGGTTCCAAAACACTTAGGCCCATTACTCCGTCTTTGCGTCCCCCCAACACACCAAGCTCGCCACCCTCAGAGACCCCAGTCCGACGGCCTTCTGCCTTTTTGGTCTCCACAACCGAGGCAATGATGTGATCCAGGAAGTTCGGGAGGCTGCTCTTCAGCTTGTCACTCtgtcagaaaaaagaaacatttttgatTGCCCAGCAAGTACCTGTAGTTCCATTGGAATAATATGAAGTATAAGCCTTATCTTGACTGACTCACTTTATTCTGATCTTAGGatacactgactgactgacttgcATGCATTATTTCATACATTATTTGAAAattgagagaaaaaagatgagGCAAATATGGAacttaaacataaaaataaataaaaataaaatcacagtaCATTTTTGGCACATCTTGCTGAAAAGCTTTTTAGTGTAGGTGTGCACACTTGAAATATTTCATAACTACAAGGAATGATAAAGGCTTCATACGTACGCCTGCTGAGGTAAAGACTGAGGGGAACGGTACCCCACTCTCTCCAGGGCCCTGGGGGAGTTTGCCTGGTCCAGAGTTGAGCAGGTCCCGCAGACTGGACCCCTCAGGTTTGGACTGGGCCATAGTGGAGCCCAGTAAAAGGCTGTTAAATAGCTTAGGGCTGGAAGCAGAAGGCTTTGACAGGGCACTAAGTGAGTCCAGGCCAAAGGGAGGCCGACTGTCTCGACTCATCATGGAGCGAAGTGAACCAGATTCTGTCAGAAGatgacaagaagacagtgatGTAACTTCAACTTTAGTATtgattttgcctttttttgtgcACTGAGGATACATTGACTCAGCATTTGCTTTTTCCTACTTACCCTTGGTGTCATCCTTGGCCTTCTGTGTGGCCAAGTCTGCCAACCAGTGCAAAGCAGAGCTGTTGCCCTCTCCTGATGAGCGAGACTCCTTGGCAGCGGTCTGGCTGAGGTTACAGGGGGAGGATGTACCACTGGTGGAGTTACTGGTACTGCCCacagtttctcctcctccactgtctGATGGCACCACTGTTTGCGTAGTTTCTGTTTTGACTGCTGATGCTTCTCCCTCTGATTTTGGAGTGGAGCCAATaccagaggctgcagctgtgaggaCGCCACCACTGCTTGTTGTAGACTGCTGAGATAAGCACAACCAGACATTAAAGCTTctcaaaatgcagaaatgcaGAACAAAGTAAACGATGATCTGGCACAAGAGTACCTGTGAAATCCCATTGGGGGCACTAGGGCGCACTAGAGGCTTGGTGTGTCGACTGGCACAAGGACAATTGGCCTTAATGCCCCACTTTCCTCTCGCTGAGTGCACCATGTCACCTATGTTGTAAAGAGCTAAAGGAGAAAGATGACAAAATTGATCATGTTTAGTACTCAATGCTTGCAAGGAGGGGCTTGATAGATTTATGATTTAATCATAGTATATGTTACCTGTCCCAGGTATAATCTGCGTAGGCATGAGGTTCTGTGGCTCATGAGGTTGGCCTTTGGCACACTTCAACCAAGCAAATACCTCATCCTCTGGACCTTCATCTACATCTGCGGGAAAGGACATATTGAAAGATCTCACTCAATATTAGCCTTGCCAACACATTTCTATTAttgtaataaaaaaatatgcaatacaataaaacaagtcATTTTAACACAACACTCTGGTGAAGTGGTTAACTTAGCTCTTAAGGTCCCTAAATGTCAGTGTAATGACTCACCCTCCCTGGGCCTGTTCCTGCGGAGCCGATAGCAGTCCAAACACACTCCAAAGCCACACTTGCGACACACCCAATGGATGTTGAACAAGGTGGTCTCACACACGTCACACATTTCTCGGACACCTCGTACAGCACGTTTCCACGCCACTTTCTCTGAAAGATAGGTCAACAAAAAACAGGATTATatacataaaaaatacatacagagaCAAAATGTAAGACAAAATGCGAAAGACAAGATAACATGCTACATATGAAGATAAGACATGGTATCAGATGAGATCAGTCAGATGTATTTGTACTCACGGTGAGGCTCCACCATCATCATGGCCTCCTTCTCAGACATGACCAACTGACAGAACTGGTCTCCCACATTGGCCAGGATGTACTTGGATGTATCGAGATCAAGGCCCTCTTGGACAGCTGGCGCAGGTAGCCACAGACCCATGGCCATGGAATCGCTCTGCTGAGGACTTAGGAAGCCTTCCACACGCAGTACACCTTTACGAGTGAAAGCCAACCTGGTCacaggcaaaaaaataaaaaaataaatcgaCCATCAAACAAAAGCTTAATTTAGTAACATGTTACTGCTTGCTCTGTTCTGATAACTTTCCTCTATGACGCAATGAAAGACATTGAGCAGCACTGGAGTAGTACCTTCTGAAGTGGAAGAAACGACAGGCCACATTTGGGTCATCGTCTTCATCGCTGTCTTCTTCTGTAGTTCGATATTTACGGTAACGCTCCAGACGGCACTCACGGCACTTATGCAGGTGAGGGGCTACATTGATGCAGGAGCCATCCTGGAGAAAGGACTCACCAGATTGCTTCAGGCGTCGCACTTTGCTTTGGTCTTTTAGTACAGACTGGCCCACTGGAGGAGACAACTTAGCATTAATTTCCTTGCTTAGTTTGCCATCAAAAACGATTCTGGGGTTCTCAAGAGTGGACGAGACTTACCTTTGAAAGGCTTGTTACGTGGACGGCTCTTAGCAGCCCCTTGAACTTTAGATTTCTGCAGCATGGCCGCATCCTTAGCAGGGTGTGGTGGTCCTCCTGGGATTTGGCCTTTCTCTGGGCCTTCCTCATTTTCACTCAGGTCTGACAGGTCACTGTTGCTGCTGGAGTCAGAGTCACGTTTGGACGATTGGCCTCTTTCCTCCAGGGTAAACTTCTGAGACTGGCTCTGGTCAAAGGACAAGGGGACCTCCTCCTTTCCATCAGGGCCAGTGCTTCCAAACATGGGGCAGCCTGAGGTGGATGAAGGCATTTCCCCAACTTCTTGCTCCTCCTTTGCCACAGTCCCATCACTCTGTGAcctctgtgatgaggccgatgctggagaggaggatgagctgggtgaagcagctgctgagagTGCTGGGAAAGGAGATGACAGAATCCCTTTGGGTGGCTCTGCCATAGTGAACAGATTTGGCTTGCTGTCCGAGGCTGGACCAAGGGTCTGTGGCTCAGCCCCAGTGAGGCCTGCAAAGGAGGTATGGGGGGTTTTGTCCCCATATGCCAAAAATGGATTAGCAGGCTCTTTGGAGGCCTGCAGAAAAAGGTTCTGGTGGCTATCTGAAGTATTAAAAGCAGATTGCAGCCCTAAGCCCCCCACAGTAGTCCCATTATTACTGCTCTTCTTAGAAGTACTTTGAGCCCCAGATGCTGCAGCCAGTCCACCAATATTTAGACTAgagcctcttcctcctgctgagcTACCCACACCCTGAAAGGCCGATGACGATTTGTTGAGCACACCATTTCCTGTCAGATGGGTCTCAGGCACTTTAGGCTGCTCGGGCTTTTTCAGGCCCTCAGTGGCTGCGGACTTGAAAAGGCTTGGGGGCTCTTTAGTCAGGCTCTCAGACACTGTGGTGAAGTAATTGGTGTCCTTGGATTGGGTCTGACTAGCAGCTAGGCTTGGGCTGGAGCCAGAATTCTGGGTCATGCACTGGAAAAACAAGTTTTGGTCTTGCTGGGATTGATTCTCAGTCTTTCCTCCACCAAAGCTGAAGCCAAAGGGCCTAGAAGTGTCCTGGGAGGGTGTGGTAGTGGTAGGAGCTCCATTGGTCTGAGAGGTAATATCTCCAAATACAGACGCAGTGGCCTGGGGCAAACGAAAACTTGACGCAGTTTTAGAgccctgaaaacaaaacaatgaagtaAAGCAAAATGACATTAATAACAGGAACAAAACTGTGACTTGTAAAGGTATCATATAATGGTCTTGACAGTACTAATCATGGTGATCGCCTTACCTCAGTCTGGCTTCCCCAGGTGGGGGCTTTAGGACTAAAACccacagaagcagaaagagcCACACTAGGGCCGCTGTCATGCGACCAAGAAATGGTAACAGGCCCCGGGGAAACAAGAGCAGCTGTTTTGGAATAAGCTGACTGGGAGGCCTCCTCTCGGTCTGGCTGAGGGGATGGGGAAGCCTTGGGGGCTGGAGCTCCGGGGACCAGGCTTGGCATCTGGCCTAGTGAGGGGAAAGACGTGGTGGAGAAGGGAGAAGGGGCTGGTttgaggggaggaggggtgggggtgtgagTAGTGGCAGTAGTGGAGTCTGCTGCCCCTTGTGTGGAGAGTGAGCGACCGTTTTCTTTGACGTGGGCAGGATAACGAAGAGGAGTAGCATTTGACTGGTCCATCTGGAGTGAGGAATTGGTGTTGGGGGATGATACTCTGCCCTGAGGAAAGGTTCCCTCTGTAGAGCTTCCATTTTTGGTTGTGCTGCTGACTCTTTCGCCAGAGTCTCCACCCCAGATCCCCATCCCTTCCGCTGGAGTTTTGTTAGAATCACCACAGTTTTGGCCATCACCTCCT from Chaetodon trifascialis isolate fChaTrf1 chromosome 5, fChaTrf1.hap1, whole genome shotgun sequence includes:
- the kdm3b gene encoding lysine-specific demethylase 3B isoform X1; this encodes MGESLELIGKRLLLLLDDGRSANGSEPEKAAWARDWLRGTVQAVSVIGLAAPEVSGGEATTTSTAAGLTVFVEFENASQRCSWVQVYDEGVKAVLVEDSIVWANRTDGTGTTGAPASATAWPALIFRSLVDRVGLGSLVPVEYFGNKSFEFLPDNKTVQRFELDKDIRHPLLLEQPSLQAAISSWHTDFELQEIFRKGSYTIQGRRVRVYQPEFEECWASGLVSQHDPISHIMEITLDKGEENQMVDPRVIHVMLAEEELGKNGRRRKDSETVKGDSGRRRRTASEGEDDLNLKRFKGAGDAGGDGQNCGDSNKTPAEGMGIWGGDSGERVSSTTKNGSSTEGTFPQGRVSSPNTNSSLQMDQSNATPLRYPAHVKENGRSLSTQGAADSTTATTHTPTPPPLKPAPSPFSTTSFPSLGQMPSLVPGAPAPKASPSPQPDREEASQSAYSKTAALVSPGPVTISWSHDSGPSVALSASVGFSPKAPTWGSQTEGSKTASSFRLPQATASVFGDITSQTNGAPTTTTPSQDTSRPFGFSFGGGKTENQSQQDQNLFFQCMTQNSGSSPSLAASQTQSKDTNYFTTVSESLTKEPPSLFKSAATEGLKKPEQPKVPETHLTGNGVLNKSSSAFQGVGSSAGGRGSSLNIGGLAAASGAQSTSKKSSNNGTTVGGLGLQSAFNTSDSHQNLFLQASKEPANPFLAYGDKTPHTSFAGLTGAEPQTLGPASDSKPNLFTMAEPPKGILSSPFPALSAAASPSSSSSPASASSQRSQSDGTVAKEEQEVGEMPSSTSGCPMFGSTGPDGKEEVPLSFDQSQSQKFTLEERGQSSKRDSDSSSNSDLSDLSENEEGPEKGQIPGGPPHPAKDAAMLQKSKVQGAAKSRPRNKPFKVGQSVLKDQSKVRRLKQSGESFLQDGSCINVAPHLHKCRECRLERYRKYRTTEEDSDEDDDPNVACRFFHFRRLAFTRKGVLRVEGFLSPQQSDSMAMGLWLPAPAVQEGLDLDTSKYILANVGDQFCQLVMSEKEAMMMVEPHQKVAWKRAVRGVREMCDVCETTLFNIHWVCRKCGFGVCLDCYRLRRNRPREDVDEGPEDEVFAWLKCAKGQPHEPQNLMPTQIIPGTALYNIGDMVHSARGKWGIKANCPCASRHTKPLVRPSAPNGISQQSTTSSGGVLTAAASGIGSTPKSEGEASAVKTETTQTVVPSDSGGGETVGSTSNSTSGTSSPCNLSQTAAKESRSSGEGNSSALHWLADLATQKAKDDTKESGSLRSMMSRDSRPPFGLDSLSALSKPSASSPKLFNSLLLGSTMAQSKPEGSSLRDLLNSGPGKLPQGPGESGVPFPSVFTSAGSDKLKSSLPNFLDHIIASVVETKKAEGRRTGVSEGGELGVLGGRKDGVMGLSVLEPHTSHSWLCDGRLLCLQDPSNSNNWKIFRECWKQGQPVLVSGIDKRLKGHLWKPDAFSKEFGDQDVDLVNCRNCAIISDVKVRDFWDGFQVISKRLQDAEGNPMVLKLKDWPPGEDFRDMMPTRFDDLMDNLPLPEYTKRDGRLNLAARLPNFFVRPDLGPKMYNAYGLISSEDRKVGTTNLHLDVSDAVNVMVYVGIPEGEGDQEQEADISGRQEVMTTIEEGDVDEMTKRRVYEGKEKPGALWHIYAAKDAEKIRELLRKVGEEQGQENPPDHDPIHDQSWYLDQVLRRRLYEEYGVQGWAIVQFLGDAVFIPAGAPHQVHNLYSCIKVAEDFVSPEHVRHCFRLTQEFRHLSTTHTNHEDKLQVKNIIYHAVKDAVGTLKAHEPKRP